In Anolis sagrei isolate rAnoSag1 chromosome 9, rAnoSag1.mat, whole genome shotgun sequence, the following proteins share a genomic window:
- the LEO1 gene encoding RNA polymerase-associated protein LEO1, translating to MADMEELFGSDADTEPEQKDSDSGSESDSDQDNAGSVSNISGSESEREDDQEALKPSNKELFGDDSEDDGVSHHSGSENQSERSYNPSEVSGHSEVEDRDQSDADQHSGSEAGHDEDEDEDHRSEDGSHHSEAEGSEKGHSEDEKWGREDKSDQSDDEDKLQISDEEERLQHSDDEEKISDDEERLPVSDDKERLQHSDDEKMHISDDEERPQVSDEEKLQNSDEEERPRHSDEENVQNSDDEDERPQRSDEEKMQNSDDERPQHSDDEHRLSEDEEEHEHKSDSARGSDSDDEMPQMKRKKQIASDSEMESDAEGQKDNRDAMDLFGGADDISSGSDGEEKPPTPGQPIDENGLNEDQQEEEPVPETRIEVEIPKVNTDLGNDLYFVKLPNFLSVEPRPFDPQYYEDEFEDEEMLDEEGRTRLKLKVENTIRWRIRRDEEGNEVRESNARIVKWSDGSMSLHLGNEVFDVYKAPLQGDHNHLFIRQGTGLQGQAVFKTKLTFRPHSTDSATHRKMTLSLADRCSKTQKIRILPMAGRDPESQRTEMIKKEEERLRASIRRESQQRRMREKQHQRGLSASYLEPDRYDDEDEGEEAISLAAIKNRYKGGIREERARIYSSDSDEGSDEEKTQRLLKAKKLNSDEEGEPSGKRKAEDDDKASKKHKKYVISDEEDEDEEA from the exons ATGGCGGACATGGAGGAGCTGTTTGGTAGTGATGCCGACACCGAGCCAGAGCAGAAAG ATTCTGATTCGGGCTCTGAGTCCGATTCTGATCAGGACAATGCTGGTTCTGTCAGTAATATTTCCGGTAGTGAAAGCGAAAGAGAGGATGATCAGGAGGCTTTAAAACCCAGTAATAAAGAATTGTTTGGGGATGACAGTGAGGATGATGGTGTTTCTCATCACAGCGGTAGTGAAAACCAGTCAGAAAGATCCTACAATCCCTCTGAAGTCTCCGGACACTCCGAAGTGGAGGATCGCGACCAGTCAGATGCCGACCAGCACAGCGGTTCCGAAGCTGGTCacgatgaagatgaagatgaggaCCACCGATCAGAGGATGGCAGCCATCACTCGGAGGCAGAAGGGTCTGAGAAAGGACACTCGGAAGATGAGAAATGGGGGAGGGAAGACAAGAGTGATCAGTCGGACGACGAGGACAAGCTCCAGATCTCAGACGAAGAAGAACGACTGCAGCACTCGGATGACGAAGAGAAAATCTCCGATGATGAGGAGAGGCTTCCGGTTTCAGACGATAAAGAGAGGCTGCAGCATTCGGATGATGAGAAAATGCACATTTCGGATGACGAGGAGAGGCCTCAAGTCTCGGATGAGGAAAAGCTGCAGAATTCCGACGAAGAGGAAAGGCCTCGACATTCCGACGAAGAGAATGTGCAAAATTCGGATGATGAAGACGAAAGGCCGCAGCGTTCTGATGAGGAGAAGATGCAGAACTCAGACGATGAGAGGCCCCAGCATTCGGATGATGAGCACCGACTCTcggaggatgaggaagaacacGAACACAAATCTG ATTCCGCAAGAGGCAGTGACAGTGATGATGAGATGCCACAGATGAAGCGTAAGAAGCAAATAGCATCAGATTCCGAAATGGAGAGTGATGCAGAAGGACAGAAAG ATAACAGGGATGCAATGGATCTGTTTGGAGGAGCGGATGACATATCTTCAGGGAGTGATGGGGAAGAGAAGCCTCCAACTCCAGGGCAGCCCATT GATGAGAATGGGTTGAACGAGGACCAGCAGGAAGAAGAACCTGTTCCAGAAACGCGAATAGAAGTAGAAATTCCAAAAGTAAACACAGATTTAGGAAATGATTTATATTTTGTGAAGCTTCCCAACTTCCTCAGCGTGGAACCtag GCCTTTTGATCCTCAGTATTATGAAGATGAATTTGAAGACGAGGAGATGCTTGATGAAGAAGGTAGAACAAGATTAAAACTGAAG GTGGAGAACACGATACGCTGGCGAATCCGTCGAGACGAAGAAGGGAACGAAGTTCGTGAAAGCAATGCACGGATAGTCAAATGGTCTGATGGAAG CATGTCTCTGCATTTGGGGAATGAAGTGTTTGACGTGTACAAAGCGCCGTTGCAAGGGGACCACAACCATCTCTTCATCAGACAGGGAACGGGTCTGCAAGGGCAAGCGGTGTTCAAAACGAAACTCACCTTTAG GCCTCACTCTACAGACAGTGCCACGCACAGGAAGATGACTCTTTCCCTTGCGGACAGATGTTCAAAGACACAAAAAATACGTATTTTGCCAATGGCTGGCCGTGACCCGGAATCCCAACGCACAGAAATGATAAAG aaagaggaggagaggctgCGAGCATCCATCCGCAGGGAGTCCCAGCAGCGGAGGATGCGGGAGAAGCAGCACCAGCGGGGCTTGAGCGCCAGCTACTTGGAGCCAGACCGCTACGACGATGAGGATGAAGGCGAGGAAGCCATCAGCCTGGCAGCCATCAAGAACAGATACAAAGGTGGCATCAGAG AGGAACGCGCTCGGATCTATTCTTCAGACAGCGATGAAGGATCTGATGAAGAGAAAACACAGCGATTACTGAAAGCAAAGAAACTCAACAGCGACGAG